Proteins encoded by one window of Nostoc sp. PCC 7120 = FACHB-418:
- a CDS encoding NUDIX hydrolase — protein sequence MMQDLEILDIVDESDCVIGQKKRSEIYSQGLCNFRVVNSFVVNSLGKLWIPRRSAQKRIFPLCLDVSMGGHVESGETYEDALQRELEEELNLDLNMVNTQLLGYLTPYKYQVSAFMKVYEIRLDYEPDYNQNDFIESFWLYPSELIEWLNKGEPAKSDLIKLVQMFYAN from the coding sequence ATGATGCAAGATTTAGAGATACTTGACATTGTAGATGAAAGTGATTGCGTTATCGGACAAAAGAAACGCTCAGAAATATATAGTCAAGGGTTGTGCAATTTTAGAGTTGTCAATTCTTTTGTAGTTAATTCACTTGGAAAACTTTGGATACCTCGCCGTTCTGCCCAAAAACGAATTTTTCCCCTTTGTCTTGATGTCAGCATGGGTGGTCATGTGGAAAGTGGAGAAACTTACGAAGATGCTCTGCAACGTGAACTCGAAGAAGAATTAAACCTAGATTTAAACATGGTTAATACGCAGTTATTGGGTTATTTAACACCATATAAATATCAAGTTTCTGCTTTTATGAAAGTTTATGAAATTAGATTAGATTATGAACCAGATTACAATCAGAATGATTTTATTGAAAGTTTTTGGTTATATCCTTCTGAATTAATAGAATGGTTGAATAAAGGTGAACCTGCAAAAAGTGACTTGATTAAACTTGTGCAGATGTTTTATGCAAATTAA